From Uranotaenia lowii strain MFRU-FL unplaced genomic scaffold, ASM2978415v1 HiC_scaffold_100, whole genome shotgun sequence, the proteins below share one genomic window:
- the LOC129759073 gene encoding uncharacterized protein LOC129759073 — protein MATSWLNDLPIVSAARISSSSCRKSIDYPEAALPCPLQKQTSNCDPSQSRIPRIGNSNSSSRIPVPGSIRPPSSQFQSRLVRPSKPPTAAAAPGFTGIATPFATPAAHSFLRPPRSAAVTIARSYSGDKLCSGEPSPFPVLAASTPAASHFKPPSALKLYKKLELESTENLHEIQQPLDNTFAVEPASKVLDIDFNDGDRMLVDESMDLVAGAGSTDNLIESESQQQQQQPMMKPASSNETVTLSANGNVTYEVKRSDTFVKEESLKLGGSRESLNRTRGASLFLNDKSGEDSPVLDRTHVVLDSVGMLEDGAKKALCSTMVVYDRLASVTQSIPNLTQELDGYGGSPDRLQIVRPSRLTFNLNETTTNLMHFSDPSMLLNKTQVFSSTMHSPSRVIGSKENILNVTKDINDLLLDSSAGERTLVAEDLNDESLYEENEPKKEIFDLSLEEPVVLEKEEVIIRPVDGRSVPGSKYRYSFGLDLTDATLDCSIDLCDSSISSAVVKSNNLKSPISSGLTKQGSFEMDESLGILTPDQMKEFLDSTTTNTNNTNNLELQLNTGSHKHALHHCRIDQTPSPEELPLDPVGVKTDMSDICLPSEMISNGGSILYQEISQTDSDSKTDQMTKSGTSKVSNSFITSITSITSLDTGYQGDGEMSRPASRGADQSPSNGPRIKNPEAPGVWPNAQGAAEAPVPRRPDPMTDSDFFTESDADDVINRGDRRAQIIDGHLYGPMLQGANVFINQQPQNDDSCMESSGIFTDVENRGDDELIHRISEREDMMEHDEEEGIDRQPAGESDMSPDLSTDTISSANTACSQKKVEPIPETGEGVNCSQNASARSSVISNVSVRPFSGEHDCQVSHREDDVNKHAVTPSPKALQSPSSSLASPSVLNQSASFVVAVRADKAESASNASDVSTASKLSEDGREVCVLSPNASNDSLSGAVVGSASSSGSSRRSSGKKPPGGGTFTGSSSSSSNSRKQQKNETNLVLKKHDMSSRAALIKTRLFKDSSVGSGSRSSSLVVEGSALGSLDAGPECENQENKRPSSASIRGGGSVGNLSFIKKSATPNKWDAVMSKIAENKAVIKKNFSDVKSKISCGKSAISLVRRVDSPASLKSPPSECNSSIGSRSVSGVAVTGSGKRTVSGSVKRASASVSLHIALHPANHYVNNRFPALGLMGFCSKISETNRRVTGGVAKMAHRITPFSGEASRQADTRQVLNNKLFDGKLQDNNKTLTITD, from the exons ATGGCGACCTCATGGTTGAACGACCTGCCGATAGTATCAGCAGCTCGTATCAGTTCATCGTCCTGTAGAAAATCTATTGATTATCCCGAAGCTGCACTTCCCTGTCCACTTCAAAAACAAACTTCTAATTGT GACCCCTCACAATCCCGGATACCACGAATTGGCAACAGCAACAGTAGTAGCAGAATCCCAGTTCCCGGTTCCATTCGGCCGCCCTCGTCCCAGTTCCAATCCCGTCTGGTGCGGCCAAGCAAGCCCcctacagcagcagcagcacccgGATTCACCGGTATCGCAACTCCCTTCGCCACACCTGCTGCCCACAGCTTCCTGCGGCCACCTCGTTCGGCTGCCGTGACGATAGCCCGGTCCTACTCCGGCGATAAACTATGCAGCGGTGAACCGAGTCCGTTTCCGGTGCTTGCGGCATCGACGCCAGCCGCTTCGCATTTCAAACCTCCCAGTGCGTTGAAACTGTACAAGAAGCTCGAGTTGGAGTCGACGGAGAATCTGCACGAGATCCAGCAACCACTCGATAATACATTTGCGGTTGAACCGGCGTCGAAGGTCTTGGACATCGACTTCAACGATGGCGATCGGATGCTAGTGGATGAATCGATGGATTTGGTAGCAGGAGCGGGAAGTACGGACAACCTTATTGAGTCCGAGtcgcagcagcaacagcaacagccgATGATGAAACCGGCTTCGAGTAATGAAACGGTGACGCTCAGTGCCAATGGAAACGTTACCTACGAAGTCAAACGCAGCGATACGTTCGTGAAGGAGGAGTCGTTGAAGCTCGGCGGTAGTCGAGAATCACTGAACCGAACTAGAGGAGCGTCGCTATTTTTAAATGACAAGTCGGGCGAAGATTCACCGGTTCTGGACCGGACGCACGTTGTATTGGACTCGGTAGGTATGTTGGAAGACGGTGCGAAGAAGGCGCTGTGCTCAACGATGGTGGTTTACGATCGATTGGCTAGCGTAACTCAGAGCATTCCAAATTTAACACAGGAGCTGGATGGATACGGAGGGAGCCCGGATAGGTTACAGATTGTTAGGCCTTCCAGACTGACGTTCAATTTAAACGAAACCACCACaaatttgatgcatttttctgATCCTTCGATGCTGCTTAACAAAACGCAAGTTTTTAGTTCGACCATGCATTCGCCATCGAGGGTGATCGGGTCGAAGGAGAATATACTGAACGTTACCAAGGATATAAACGATTTGCTTTTGGACAGTAGCGCCGGAGAACGCACTCTGGTGGCGGAAGATTTGAATGATGAGAGTTTGTATGAGGAAAATGAGCCTAAGAAGGAGATATTTGATCTTAGCTTGGAAGAACCGGTGGTGCTGGAAAAAGAAGAGGTGATTATTCGTCCTGTTGACGGTCGATCGGTCCCGGGATCTAAGTATCGATATTCGTTTGGCTTAGATTTGACCGATGCAACCCTGGATTGCTCGATAGATTTGTGTGACTCGTCGATTTCGTCGGCAGTCGTGAAATCCAACAATTTGAAATCACCTATTTCCAGTGGCCTCACTAAGCAAGGTTCGTTTGAGATGGACGAAAGTCTGGGAATTTTAACACCAGACCAGATGAAAGAGTTTTTGGACTCAACCACAACAAACACCAACAATACCAACAATTTGGAGTTGCAATTGAACACGGGATCCCACAAACATGCGCTGCATCATTGCAGGATCGATCAAACGCCTTCGCCGGAGGAATTACCCTTGGATCCGGTGGGAGTGAAAACTGACATGTCGGACATTTGCCTGCCTTCGGAAATGATTTCGAACGGGGGTTCAATCCTGTATCAGGAGATATCTCAAACCGATTCCGATTCCAAGACCGATCAAATGACCAAGTCAGGTACTTCGAAAGTGTCGAACAGTTTTATCACCAGCATAACGAGTATTACAAGTTTGGACACCGGCTATCAAGGCGATGGGGAAATGTCTCGACCGGCAAGTCGTGGGGCTGATCAGTCCCCATCTAATGGACCAAGAATTAAGAATCCAGAAGCCCCAGGAGTTTGGCCGAACGCTCAGGGAGCTGCAGAAGCACCGGTTCCCCGGAGGCCAGATCCTATGACCGATAGCGATTTCTTCACGGAAAGCGACGCTGATGACGTTATAAACCGGGGAGATCGAAGGGCTCAAATTATTGATGGCCATCTGTACGGACCAATGCTGCAGGGGGCAAACGTGTTCATTAATCAACAACCGCAGAATGATGATTCTTGCATGGAATCCAGCGGCATTTTTACTGATGTGGAGAACCGCGGCGATGACGAGTTGATCCACCGAATCTCCGAGCGGGAAGATATGATGGAACATGACGAGGAGGAAGGGATCGATCGGCAGCCAGCTGGGGAGAGTGATATGAGCCCTGATCTTTCAACCGATACGATAAGCAGCGCCAACACAGCTTGTAGCCAGAAAAAGGTTGAACCGATCCCGGAAACCGGAGAGGGTGTTAATTGTTCGCAAAATGCTTCAGCGCGCTCATCGGTTATTTCGAACGTTTCAGTTCGACCGTTCAGTGGAGAACATGATTGTCAAGTATCGCACCGCGAAGATGACGTCAACAAACACGCTGTCACACCTTCACCGAAAGCATTACaatcgccgtcgtcgtcgttggcGTCGCCGTCGGTGCTTAATCAATCCGCTTCGTTCGTCGTCGCGGTGAGAGCCGATAAAGCTGAAAGCGCCTCAAACGCGAGTGACGTGAGTACCGCGAGTAAACTTAGCGAAGACGGTCGGGAAGTTTGCGTACTAAGCCCTAACGCTAGTAACGACAGTTTGTCTGGCGCGGTCGTCGGTAGTGCAAGTAGTAGTGGAAGCAGTCGCAGAAGCAGCGGCAAAAAGCCACCTGGTGGCGGCACCTTcaccggcagcagcagcagcagcagcaacagtcgcaagcagcagaaaaatgaaaccaatttaGTGTTGAAAAAACATGACATGTCGTCGCGCGCGGCATTGATCAAGACGCGTCTTTTCAAGGATTCTTCGGTCGGTTCGGGTTCGCGATCGTCTTCATTGGTTGTGGAGGGAAGTGCCCTTGGGAGCTTGGATGCGGGCCCAGAGtgtgaaaatcaagaaaacaagcGTCCCTCAAGTGCAAGCATTCGGGGTGGTGGCAGTGTGGGAAATCTGAGCTTTATCAAAAAATCGGCCACCCCGAACAAGTGGGATGCAGTGATGAGTAAAATCGCCGAGAATAAGGCGGTTATCAAGAAAAATTTCAGTGATGTGAAGTCGAAGATCAGTTGCGGCAAATCGGCGATCTCGCTGGTGCGGCGGGTCGATTCTCCTGCCTCGCTCAAGAGTCCCCCGTCGGAATGCAACAGCAGCATCGGCAGCCGCAGTGTCAGCGGGGTTGCGGTCACGGGCAGTGGAAAGCGGACAGTTTCCGGATCGGTGAAGCG